The Dioscorea cayenensis subsp. rotundata cultivar TDr96_F1 unplaced genomic scaffold, TDr96_F1_v2_PseudoChromosome.rev07_lg8_w22 25.fasta BLBR01001798.1, whole genome shotgun sequence genome contains the following window.
cgtcgaacaagttgcaccgtaGTGCTTTCGATGGAGTCTCCCTGTCTCTCGTAGGGTCTTGATAGATACCGCCTGAACGCCGACCGGTTTTTTCTTCTCGAAAGACCATCacgccgccatcgcaacgcagtactcaagaacgagggccacatctcgaggtctcaAACTCAAAgaagctttccccgatccccgAATTTATCAGCGCGACCATCGCattttgcaaaagagaatcaagaagggcccctctctggtatatggcttccaccaaataacgccgcaaacggtgtccttcgaataatctcccaaaggtcgagggtcatgttaactttcaattcacctaaggtctccacaaccgtgtcaaatagcaacgcccattaactagggtcgaccgccataatcacaagcctcgcaaagattgacaaaaagtttaagctgctaatataaggtttttaaacggtaaactctcgctattaaacagagatataaaatgttaaacagagacccatttttgttaaaatgTAGACGTGAAtactttaaacagagacaacaaatgttaaactgtgaacatctcatttcttaaacgccaaCCCTCATTTGTAGAAATCGCAAACTATATCAAACGAAActgaaatgtacattataaatattacacaaatcataataatcgaaaaactatttcgatagtgtatacataatGAAAAacgcaaaaacaaaaacaaaaaccctaaccgagaaatctccctcgcagactaacaaaaccccaaatgAGAAATCtctcgcagacttcaatatcttccaacaaaaaaatagagcacaaaacaaaaaccgaaaaaaatctttctttcagtAATGTAATCAgctaacataaaaaccatactcaataccttagatcagaACTCACGAAACGCCAACTAGTCacatggggacttctccttcgagataccgtggaaagggaaaagtcgatgaaatggcACTACAGAGGCTTTCACgcagagacaacttcggagacaaacttcgaaatggaaaagtcaagacgtgagtcgagaaaagcaattaaaccactccaataaattgcctctgaGTTACTCCTACTgaaaaaccccccacttcctcctcaaatcgccgagatggtcagcaccacgactccccatgcaagggcattttcgtccaaaaaaatttgaaactcactccgctcacatccgctatgtgttcgggggtttgaaaaacatagacttttaaaagGAGTGGGGGTTTTTGTGGGATCGCAAAACTAACGGGtgttttttagcaattttacaaacttaaagggtttttttggcaatttccactttttttaatgcaataatatatcataaaataatatataaaatatcaacattaaaaatataaaataataatatatttatttatcttgaaTTGCTAACCTAAGTTCAATAGAGTTGAGCGTTCTTGAGTTCGAAAACCAAGTTTGAGTTCAGTTTAAAAGAGCAAAAGTTTTTAGTggaattttagattttttaagtaGAATTCAACTTTCTTATTAATGGCTTTATGGATCAATTGCCCTAGTAGCATTACTTAAGAGAGCCATGTTtcctaataattaatttgatttttgaaactGTAGCTCCTTATTTGGTAGATTGTATATTTACATCAAAGTATAAGTTAAATTGTAcataatataccaaaataataatttttggtgTAGGAAATGATTTAGAGTTGATTTGAAATGTATAACTTAAACTAAGTTATggttttagatttaatttgcTAGTTATTAACTAACATATTATCCATAATTCCATATTCCATTAAcccaaaaacttaaatttaatataatgagAAACCCAAGCTCTTACCTTTACATCTATATTACTAATTAAAGTGGCTTAGCCACGttacaaataaatcatttttattttgtaagctCTGATTCCATGTTAAATACAAGttaaatatattgatttttcttcGCTAAATGtctttatttttactaaaaGTACATATTTCAATAGATGTTTGTATTTCCAAATTTTAACTCTTATTATTGCAATTTAACTTTCCATTTCATAATTCAATATTTCTTAGTAATTGGCAACATATTGGGCAAACAATCAATGGAGCACTCTAAACTTTAAGTTAATGTTTCAGGTTTGTGTTCTTcaaaattgaatatatttttgtagttaatttgtttttatattctgGTTTGTTGGTCatgttatggtttttttaaaaaacaaaattttaagctTAGTTGATGAAGATGCAGTGCTATTCCTTGTGCAAAACTGCATGTGAAATTGTGTTTATGTCATCATATATAATCGTTTCTTTATCTATCTTCATTctaataattgatgttttttaatGCACAAAAAAATCTGTTCTTCACATATTAATAGAGAATGCTAAATGTTTGTTTTTTCGAAGATGCTCATAGCTAATagaaatgtttataaatttaatgaaaGTCCGATGATTGATAAATTGACCTACAATTTTCAAGCATTTGCTAGATTTTTTTTCCCTCAGACAATGCAAACCATTGACATGCTCAATCAAAGAAGATGTGCACTATCCACATCTTAGAAGGATCATAAATGTGGCAAAAATAGGTATCCTTCCAGATTTAATTTCTAGAATCAGGTCATACATTGAGTGACTAATCTGTAACTGCTgtataaaaaatagttataacTGACTAACCATTCATGCATGTTGAGAATGTGCAACTATGACAATTTACTGATCAATTAGTCTGGAATATGATGATCACAAAACATAAGAATGTGAAATATGATGAACACATGTGCATCTTCAGATGAACTCTAGCCCCCTTATTTTCATTTCACGGCAAACCTTTTCATTGTATCTTTCTGCTCATTGCATTCCTCATGATGGTTATTTCATTAAtctcaaaactgaaaaatggtGACCTTGTTTCTTAAAATCTATGAATATCTTTCCTAGAAGTTAACAGACGTTACTTATTTTGATGGCagtattaaaagaagaaaaattggcGTAGAActcaaaaacataatgaaagaccGATTGGTAAGTAATGTAACTTCTTTTGAAAGTTGATGTTTTGTGTTTCTCTAATTAACTGCAGCTCTTATTATTGTGAAGCTGAAGTATTGACATTGCAGTATATCATTAAATTCCCTTTAAATCAGAAGCAAAAACAATATTTAGAACTTAAATCTTGATTAGTACTGCTCATGAAACTCTGATTTCGACAGGATCAATGAATCAATTGTTctattctttttcaaatttttaaaacccaTTTTTATGTGTTCATTTAGACAATTCCTTTCACTGATGAGTAGTTAATAAGCCTCCAATTTCTGTTGCTTCATCCTCTTTACTCTACTTGATCAGCAGTAATCGACATATGAAAAATATCTTTTGGTAACACTTTTCTGAGCTTTGTTCATGAATTGAGTCTTTTTGttcatgaaaatatatttcttcAGTAATTTTTATGAGTCAGAGAAATTTTAACCATTGTTTAATTTTCTCCTAGGTAAAAAACAATCAGGTGATTACCATTGAAAGGATAATATCTGTGTTTTCTGAAGCTGAGTTTGTGTTCCAAGAGGAAGACATTAATTATGAGTCTTTTTCCATTTCATTGGAGATGTTATATAGAACAAATGAGTGTTTAATTTTTGGTGGGAACTTGGAGGGCAGTACACTAGGAAGGGTAAGGCTAGTGGATGTCCTTTCATTAATTTCATATGTGCATTATGTTTGCCTTTTGGAGTATTTGTTTCCATAAATCACTAAAATGGAAGGGTACTTTTGTGTACATATGTACGGAGGTGTTTATTGTGGTTTTAGTTTatgttagtttgaattttaacccaaaaaaaaaaatggtaagaATGTAGTTTCACATTCTTTAATTTAGCTACctgaattaaaatcatatttatgttatatatagTTTCACTTATGGtgttttttaaagataaaatagaTATAATATGTCaggttaaaattttataaactacTATTTTATTCCCCAACCTCCAAAGGTATTAGATTGAACTAAATTAATACAAAACTAAAGAAGcagctgatttttttttagttttacatgaattttttttttaataacctaACAagctttaaattttaatttatgatttagatTTGTTAATGCAATATAATATTTGAACATTAAACAGAAATAGAAATGAACTTAAacagaaatttcaaaattttatttaaatataaaatatagactCACaagtttttttcatattttttataaaaataaaatgaaaaaccaaaagcaacatttctatttatttgataattgtAAAAAGCAATTTTTGATaaggtttttataaattaaaattttaaaaatcacaaaagtaattgccatccctaataattatttctcaaatttctaattttaagCCCATCTCAATAGTTTATAAACCCTAACTCCAAGAAAAAAGGCGCGCATTTCGTCGAACACTCGATGAGCACCAGTAGTGAAGTAATGGCGGATGTCCTCGCCGATGGCCGCGCCGCCTGCTACAAGGtactccatctccatctccatctccatctccatctccatctcctcaTCCTTCTTTGTCTATAGAGAATTCAATCGATCTCCTTGTTGCAGGCGCGGGACGCTTTCTACGCGTGCCTCGAGAAGGAGGTCGACAAGAAGCCCACCGAGATCGCCACCGTTGGCCTTCTCTACCCCGCAGAGTGCAAGAAATCACGCACCGTCTTCGTCAATAGCTGCCGCCCCACCTGGGTTTGTCAATCTATCCATATCTGTTTgttttttgatttcattggagGAGGTAATGGTTCTTGATCGCCATTGTTGATTGTCAGGTGAAACACTTTGATCGACAGTACTGCG
Protein-coding sequences here:
- the LOC120257020 gene encoding uncharacterized protein LOC120257020, encoding MSTSSEVMADVLADGRAACYKARDAFYACLEKEVDKKPTEIATVGLLYPAECKKSRTVFVNSCRPTWVKHFDRQYCAKKRVQRLLDSDEAHRGPISLPQPYTFKP